In one Brevibacterium sp. CBA3109 genomic region, the following are encoded:
- a CDS encoding CpaF family protein: protein MEATEVIKSEVHKRIRDLDVDPRADMQRSREVIRTVISEYDERSLVADLPPLEDKEATFRSIDNQLSGFGALQDYFDDPRVEEIWVNSPSEVFIAIDGLHQLTTTKLTAGELDDLIERMLRTSGRRVDLSQPFVDAMLPDGSRLHVVLPDITRSFPAVNIRKFIQRPRNLAGLVAQGSLTPAAARFLDAAVASGANILVSGATQAGKTTMLNALAGSIPARERIISCEEVFELNLPSRDWVPMQCRQPSLEGTGEVTLRSLVKEALRMRPTRMIVGEVREAESLDLLVALNSGLPGMGTIHANSARAAITKICTLPLLAGANISSSFVVPTVAVSIDVVIHLRRDPNGTRLVSEISAVPGGVEGDVVELDTIFHSPQGQLVRGQGFGHLGDRFSAIGKDLHSILETA, encoded by the coding sequence GTGGAAGCCACCGAGGTCATCAAGAGCGAAGTGCACAAGAGGATCAGAGACCTCGATGTGGACCCTCGCGCCGATATGCAACGCTCACGCGAGGTCATTCGCACGGTCATCTCTGAGTACGACGAACGCAGCCTCGTCGCGGATCTTCCGCCCCTGGAAGACAAGGAAGCAACGTTTCGCTCCATTGACAATCAGCTCTCGGGCTTCGGTGCGCTGCAGGACTATTTCGATGACCCCCGGGTCGAAGAGATCTGGGTCAACTCCCCCAGCGAAGTCTTCATCGCCATCGACGGACTCCACCAGCTGACGACGACGAAACTCACTGCAGGTGAACTCGATGATCTCATCGAGAGAATGCTGCGCACCTCAGGACGACGGGTCGACTTGTCTCAACCTTTTGTCGACGCCATGCTTCCCGACGGCTCCCGACTTCATGTCGTCCTGCCCGATATCACCCGTTCCTTCCCTGCTGTCAACATTCGCAAATTCATTCAGCGTCCGCGGAACCTCGCCGGCCTCGTTGCCCAGGGGTCCCTGACTCCGGCGGCCGCCAGATTCCTCGATGCAGCAGTCGCCAGCGGTGCAAACATTTTAGTCTCCGGGGCAACTCAGGCCGGCAAGACCACCATGCTCAATGCTCTGGCCGGTTCCATTCCTGCCCGTGAACGAATCATTTCCTGCGAAGAGGTCTTCGAACTCAACCTGCCCAGCCGAGACTGGGTTCCCATGCAATGTCGCCAGCCTTCTCTGGAAGGCACCGGCGAGGTCACCCTCCGCTCTCTGGTCAAGGAAGCTCTGCGCATGCGACCAACCCGCATGATCGTCGGGGAGGTCCGTGAGGCCGAGAGCCTCGACCTGCTCGTGGCCTTGAATTCGGGTCTGCCCGGCATGGGCACAATCCACGCAAACTCTGCCCGTGCCGCGATCACCAAGATCTGCACCCTGCCGCTTCTGGCCGGGGCGAACATCTCCTCCTCCTTCGTCGTCCCCACCGTGGCGGTGAGCATCGACGTGGTCATCCATCTGCGACGTGATCCGAACGGGACCCGCCTCGTCAGTGAGATCAGTGCCGTCCCCGGTGGCGTCGAAGGTGACGTCGTCGAACTCGACACCATCTTCCATTCGCCGCAGGGACAACTGGTTCGCGGACAGGGGTTCGGCCACCTCGGCGATCGATTCTCCGCCATCGGCAAAGATCTCCATTCCATTCTGGAAACCGCATGA
- a CDS encoding type II secretion system F family protein — MPPLRRPTLSSRIAPYLRDQESLVDIYAPPTPRTEGLLGLLKSATFGATMWVTSRITTDATLNLRINRLGGGASLERFRINQILSILAGMIAAGCVAGLLSAQRGFSPVVTLVLIISGGIAGHIANDWRLSQAIARHESRVLAEFPTVAELLALSIIAGEGIVEALERVCRTCSGDLIDELRTALATTRTGTPLVDALDSMATRIAIPEIVQFVDGLAVSMTRGTPLAEVLRAQAADVREQSRRRLLELSGKKEIGMLVPVVVFVLPVTVIFAVFPSLTVLDLSP; from the coding sequence TTGCCACCGCTGCGCCGACCAACGCTGTCGTCTCGCATCGCTCCGTATCTGCGTGATCAGGAATCTCTGGTCGACATCTACGCTCCGCCGACGCCCCGCACGGAGGGCCTGCTGGGATTGCTCAAGTCCGCCACGTTCGGCGCCACCATGTGGGTGACGTCCCGGATCACCACCGACGCCACCTTGAATCTGCGGATCAACCGCCTCGGCGGGGGTGCGTCTTTGGAACGCTTCCGAATCAATCAGATTCTGAGCATTCTGGCAGGCATGATCGCCGCTGGGTGCGTGGCCGGGCTGCTCTCAGCACAACGCGGCTTCTCTCCCGTGGTCACCCTCGTCCTCATCATCAGCGGTGGCATCGCCGGACACATCGCCAACGACTGGCGCCTGAGCCAAGCCATCGCCCGTCACGAGTCACGCGTCCTCGCAGAATTCCCCACGGTCGCCGAACTGCTCGCCTTATCGATCATCGCCGGCGAGGGCATCGTCGAAGCACTCGAACGAGTGTGCCGCACATGCTCGGGCGACCTGATCGATGAGCTGCGCACGGCCCTGGCAACGACGAGAACCGGAACACCGCTCGTCGACGCGCTCGATTCGATGGCCACCAGGATCGCCATCCCCGAGATCGTGCAGTTCGTCGACGGCCTGGCCGTGTCGATGACCCGCGGAACCCCGCTGGCGGAGGTCCTGCGCGCCCAGGCCGCCGATGTGCGGGAACAGTCGCGGCGACGTCTGCTCGAGCTGTCGGGAAAGAAGGAGATCGGAATGTTGGTCCCAGTTGTCGTATTTGTACTTCCGGTGACCGTCATCTTCGCAGTCTTCCCCTCACTCACCGTCCTCGACCTGAGCCCATGA
- a CDS encoding type II secretion system F family protein, with translation MSYSQSSLLIGACFGAGLFLLWMSLWQKRSKKRVQKRWVRELDDMLTGAGFPRMHPSHLILISITVFILVSVVATVLTGSWAIALCFGLFASWLPHRLLQHRARSKQVMRRELWPETLDHLNSGVRAGLSLPEALSSLAHRGPEPLRPLFEVFAEEYRASGSFAIALERFRQVSADPVADRIVVALSVTRQVGGSDLGTMLRALAQFVRDDARTRNELSARQQWTVNGARLAVAAPWVVLAFLSTRPETAAAYNSQTGLLLLASGFVVSLLAYRAMKRIGRLPNEPRVIEGSSLSSSSFHRSAEGSEVPSSTVRPKAVRYRERAGRSAHDPCPRSVQRVRALRLRTRLATAAPTNAVVSHRSVSA, from the coding sequence ATGAGCTACTCCCAATCCAGTCTTCTCATCGGTGCCTGCTTCGGCGCGGGCCTGTTCCTGCTGTGGATGTCACTGTGGCAGAAGCGATCGAAGAAGCGCGTGCAGAAACGATGGGTCCGCGAACTCGACGACATGCTCACAGGAGCCGGGTTCCCACGGATGCACCCGAGCCACCTGATCCTCATCTCGATCACCGTCTTCATCCTCGTCAGCGTCGTCGCCACCGTCCTCACTGGCTCCTGGGCGATCGCCCTGTGCTTCGGCCTCTTCGCCTCATGGCTGCCGCACCGGCTGCTCCAACATCGGGCTCGCAGCAAACAGGTCATGCGTCGCGAGCTGTGGCCCGAAACCCTCGACCACCTCAACTCCGGCGTCCGTGCCGGCCTATCGCTGCCCGAAGCTCTGAGTTCGCTGGCCCATCGTGGGCCCGAGCCGCTGCGTCCGCTGTTCGAAGTCTTTGCCGAGGAGTACCGGGCCAGCGGCTCATTCGCCATCGCCCTCGAACGCTTCCGCCAGGTCAGCGCCGACCCGGTGGCCGACCGGATCGTTGTCGCCCTCAGCGTGACCAGGCAGGTCGGTGGAAGTGACCTCGGCACTATGCTGCGGGCCCTGGCCCAGTTCGTCCGCGACGATGCACGCACCCGCAACGAACTCTCCGCCCGGCAGCAGTGGACTGTCAACGGCGCTCGGCTGGCTGTCGCGGCTCCCTGGGTGGTGCTCGCGTTCCTGTCGACCCGGCCAGAGACAGCGGCTGCGTATAACTCCCAAACCGGGCTGCTACTCCTGGCCTCTGGATTCGTCGTCTCGCTGCTGGCGTATCGGGCGATGAAGCGGATCGGCAGACTCCCGAACGAACCTCGTGTCATTGAAGGATCGTCCCTGTCATCCTCGTCCTTCCACCGTTCGGCCGAAGGCAGTGAGGTACCGTCTTCCACCGTTCGGCCGAAGGCAGTGAGGTACCGTGAGCGCGCTGGCCGATCCGCTCACGATCCTTGCCCTCGGAGCGTTCAACGGGTTCGCGCTCTGCGTCTTCGTACTCGCCTTGCCACCGCTGCGCCGACCAACGCTGTCGTCTCGCATCGCTCCGTATCTGCGTGA
- a CDS encoding helix-turn-helix transcriptional regulator has protein sequence MKINRASAGAESSALGPSPAVQATGLSPAVAAVLEHLSAQAEPVTIGALSAMTGLHGNTVREHLEELITAGCAAKERALSQGRGRPAWLYFATDTAAAAGAAEYAGLASALAAHIHRTSDSPRLDGIAAGVDWGRQLAADFAGDEPSSQEPSNHERTTSTARSQTIALLENLGFAPAVGADCATKSESEASAGAGANTVTGDADAAVGGAGDAEDSIHVRLTRCPLLSAAHQYPDIVCGVHLGLVRGALDVFGDPNSSSELEPFAEPGACRLHLQPRKESQ, from the coding sequence GTGAAAATAAATCGCGCCTCCGCCGGGGCTGAGAGCTCCGCGCTGGGACCCAGTCCCGCCGTTCAGGCAACAGGACTCTCACCTGCCGTCGCGGCCGTGCTCGAGCACCTCAGTGCCCAAGCCGAGCCCGTCACGATCGGTGCACTGTCAGCGATGACTGGGCTGCATGGGAATACGGTGCGCGAACATCTGGAGGAGCTCATCACCGCGGGCTGCGCAGCCAAGGAACGAGCACTCTCACAAGGAAGGGGCAGGCCCGCATGGCTCTACTTCGCCACGGACACAGCCGCTGCGGCCGGCGCTGCCGAATACGCGGGCCTGGCGTCGGCGCTGGCCGCGCACATCCACCGCACCAGTGACTCGCCACGTCTCGACGGCATCGCCGCCGGTGTCGACTGGGGCCGCCAGCTGGCCGCGGACTTCGCCGGCGACGAGCCGAGCAGCCAAGAGCCGAGCAACCACGAACGCACCACCAGCACGGCCCGCAGCCAGACGATTGCCCTGCTTGAGAACCTGGGGTTCGCGCCAGCGGTGGGCGCTGACTGCGCAACGAAGTCTGAGTCCGAGGCGAGCGCTGGTGCGGGTGCAAACACAGTCACCGGCGACGCCGACGCTGCGGTCGGAGGTGCAGGGGATGCCGAGGACTCCATCCACGTGAGGCTGACCCGCTGCCCGCTGCTCAGCGCCGCCCATCAGTACCCCGACATCGTCTGCGGCGTTCATCTCGGTCTGGTTCGCGGCGCCTTGGACGTCTTCGGGGATCCGAATTCCAGCAGCGAGCTCGAGCCCTTCGCCGAACCCGGAGCCTGCCGACTGCATCTGCAACCACGGAAGGAGTCCCAGTGA
- a CDS encoding DUF2249 domain-containing protein: protein MSNVMFTSNEAEAEVAAEIEQNYAERCGAMAAKVEALVAAVSRQDESWVTAREDLNSWAQASVTSALRAEAAHILTAAKQLEKSRALAEAIDAGSDVLASLFADLAGAADAVRAAGSAQAARSVFDLHADNVTTRLVPLLAGESSVSLAKLWTQTSADTGAGGKDADADSAASEQTGDCAHSCTCGESAGPEYPELDVRTVPHAIRHATVFGALDSVSAGNGMVLFAPHDPLPLLTQIDQRYSGGFSVDYLQRGPEAWRLKFVRA, encoded by the coding sequence ATGAGCAATGTCATGTTCACCTCCAATGAGGCCGAGGCCGAGGTCGCCGCAGAGATCGAGCAGAACTACGCCGAACGCTGCGGCGCCATGGCGGCGAAGGTCGAAGCTCTCGTCGCTGCCGTCTCCCGCCAAGACGAGTCCTGGGTGACTGCTCGCGAGGACCTGAATTCCTGGGCGCAAGCCTCAGTGACGAGCGCACTGCGGGCGGAGGCCGCCCATATCCTCACCGCGGCTAAGCAGCTCGAGAAATCTCGCGCACTCGCCGAGGCGATCGACGCCGGATCCGATGTCCTCGCTTCCCTCTTCGCAGACCTCGCAGGCGCCGCGGATGCCGTTCGTGCCGCAGGGAGCGCCCAGGCCGCTCGGTCGGTGTTCGACCTGCACGCCGACAATGTGACCACACGCCTCGTCCCACTGCTGGCAGGTGAATCAAGTGTGTCTCTGGCCAAGCTCTGGACCCAGACATCGGCCGACACTGGTGCCGGCGGCAAGGACGCCGATGCCGACTCCGCCGCTTCTGAGCAGACCGGCGACTGCGCACACAGCTGCACCTGCGGAGAATCCGCTGGTCCTGAATACCCGGAACTGGATGTGCGGACCGTTCCGCACGCCATTCGCCACGCAACCGTCTTCGGCGCCCTTGACTCGGTGTCAGCCGGCAATGGGATGGTTCTCTTCGCTCCTCATGATCCCCTGCCACTCCTGACTCAGATCGACCAGCGCTATTCGGGCGGCTTCTCAGTCGACTACCTTCAGCGCGGCCCCGAGGCTTGGCGCCTCAAGTTCGTCCGCGCCTGA